A portion of the Acidisarcina polymorpha genome contains these proteins:
- a CDS encoding IS110 family transposase, producing the protein MSLVQPTQPSTVLVAIDIAKLRHDVLIEAPGWKSRKRLILPNTAVEFRLFADFLHGLKHPVRIVFEATGNYHRPLAHFLQAEGFHLELIASLAVARTREAMHNSWDKNDPKDAQVLLHLLKTGVTQHYHDPLVNQIHDFQELSLTYAQISLEKTRTQHRLLTHYLPLYFPEIERYYHATRSEWLLAFLQVFPTPALIARLSMEDFVQQAWTVVGRKVSKQRLLEDIYRTAQSSIGIPVAEDSEAVAMFRVVLGEMIRLCQLRDQLEQRAALHLKENVDFRRLQQMPGIGPILALTILAEAGDLRRFNHHRQFLKFCGLDLSTQQSGQFRGATKLSKYGNARLRCAFWMAATVAVRLRENSFRDKFERYLRRDPASADRKRMAYVAVAAKMARVAHGIIKTGTDFRCFYEAAAPSGRAASPGPSRP; encoded by the coding sequence ATGTCCCTTGTCCAGCCTACTCAACCGTCCACCGTTCTGGTAGCGATCGATATTGCCAAGCTCCGTCACGATGTCCTGATCGAAGCTCCGGGATGGAAGAGCCGCAAGCGCCTGATCCTGCCCAACACCGCAGTCGAGTTCCGACTGTTTGCCGACTTTCTTCATGGCTTGAAGCACCCGGTGCGCATCGTCTTCGAGGCCACTGGGAACTACCATAGGCCGCTGGCGCACTTTCTGCAGGCCGAGGGTTTCCATCTGGAGCTGATCGCGTCCCTCGCTGTGGCGCGAACCCGCGAAGCCATGCATAACTCCTGGGACAAGAACGATCCGAAGGACGCCCAGGTCCTGCTCCATCTGCTCAAGACCGGCGTGACTCAGCACTACCATGACCCGCTCGTGAACCAGATCCATGACTTTCAGGAGCTGTCGCTCACCTATGCGCAGATCTCTCTTGAGAAGACCCGGACCCAGCATCGGCTCTTGACCCATTACCTGCCGCTCTACTTTCCGGAGATAGAGCGGTATTATCATGCCACGCGTTCTGAGTGGCTTCTCGCGTTCCTTCAGGTCTTCCCCACGCCTGCCCTGATTGCACGCCTCTCGATGGAAGACTTCGTTCAGCAAGCGTGGACGGTCGTCGGACGCAAGGTAAGTAAACAGCGGCTGCTAGAGGATATTTACCGCACGGCCCAGTCCTCCATCGGGATCCCCGTTGCTGAGGACTCAGAGGCCGTTGCGATGTTCCGCGTCGTACTCGGCGAGATGATCCGACTCTGCCAGCTCCGCGATCAACTGGAACAACGAGCTGCGCTTCACCTGAAGGAAAACGTCGACTTCAGGCGTCTCCAGCAGATGCCAGGCATCGGCCCTATCCTGGCGCTCACGATCCTGGCCGAAGCCGGCGACCTGCGCCGCTTCAATCACCATCGTCAGTTCCTCAAGTTCTGTGGCCTCGATCTCTCGACTCAGCAGTCGGGCCAGTTTCGAGGAGCGACCAAGCTGTCGAAATACGGCAACGCACGGCTTCGCTGCGCCTTCTGGATGGCCGCCACTGTGGCTGTGAGGCTGCGAGAGAACAGCTTCCGAGACAAGTTCGAACGATATCTCCGGCGTGATCCTGCCAGTGCCGACCGCAAGCGTATGGCGTATGTCGCCGTCGCCGCCAAGATGGCTCGCGTGGCTCATGGGATCATCAAGACCGGTACCGACTTCCGCTGCTTCTATGAGGCAGCGGCACCAAGTGGAAGAGCCGCTTCACCTGGGCCGTCGAGGCCGTAA
- a CDS encoding acyltransferase family protein produces MTSSTQPLLDGAAETISAKRIPQKSSIRSGRMEFMDFLRGTAALVVAVQHCGENLFPKFAKFTHDYFSFGKLGLVIFFLVSGFVIPLSIEKGHSLKRFWVQRFFRLFPLYWVSLAAVVIIYLLGYTPIFDPPFRAHLWRNVLVNVTMFQGAFRVPQAIGLYYTLTIEMFFYIACSLLLLIKQLRNTYALTWVLLVAVSALWILGPLVFHRRMEMAGLFYGVTLFCGTAIYRYYKGNISAKAMNALMGALLLSVSVGVYLNYVYTKKVEMQFSYVAVFGPWFVGFVMFFAAYALRNREFPAVGMWLGRISYSVYLVHPIISFLFRYGRTGGIGLFLITIAVTLLVATVTYYAIEKPMIDLGHRIVKRKQLIAA; encoded by the coding sequence ATGACTTCATCCACCCAGCCGCTACTTGATGGCGCCGCGGAAACTATTTCCGCTAAGCGTATCCCGCAGAAAAGCTCGATCCGCAGCGGGCGGATGGAGTTCATGGACTTCCTCCGCGGCACTGCTGCACTGGTAGTCGCCGTTCAACATTGCGGGGAGAACCTTTTTCCAAAGTTCGCAAAATTTACACACGACTACTTCAGCTTTGGCAAACTCGGACTTGTAATTTTTTTCTTGGTGAGTGGATTTGTCATACCGCTCAGCATCGAAAAAGGCCACTCGCTCAAGCGTTTTTGGGTGCAGCGTTTCTTTCGCCTTTTTCCGCTCTATTGGGTTAGCCTTGCAGCCGTCGTGATCATCTATCTGCTGGGGTATACCCCGATCTTCGATCCGCCCTTTCGCGCCCATCTCTGGCGTAATGTGCTGGTGAATGTGACCATGTTTCAAGGCGCTTTCCGCGTGCCTCAAGCGATTGGGCTCTACTACACCCTCACCATTGAGATGTTCTTCTACATAGCATGTTCGCTTCTGCTGTTGATCAAGCAGCTGCGGAATACCTATGCCCTGACGTGGGTGCTGTTGGTTGCGGTCTCGGCCTTATGGATCCTGGGCCCGCTTGTCTTTCACCGGCGGATGGAGATGGCTGGCCTGTTTTACGGGGTGACGCTCTTTTGTGGAACAGCGATTTACAGGTACTACAAAGGGAATATCTCCGCCAAAGCCATGAACGCCTTGATGGGAGCGCTCCTCCTGTCCGTATCTGTTGGTGTCTATCTTAACTACGTCTACACCAAAAAAGTCGAGATGCAATTCTCGTATGTGGCTGTATTTGGACCTTGGTTTGTGGGATTCGTGATGTTTTTCGCAGCCTACGCGCTGCGCAATCGCGAATTTCCGGCTGTTGGGATGTGGCTGGGGCGGATCAGTTATTCCGTCTACCTTGTCCATCCGATTATCAGTTTCCTCTTCCGCTACGGCAGAACAGGTGGCATTGGGTTGTTTCTTATCACCATTGCGGTGACGCTCCTGGTTGCCACAGTGACCTACTATGCGATTGAGAAGCCGATGATCGACCTTGGCCACAGGATCGTCAAACGGAAGCAACTGATTGCCGCATGA